GAGgtaaataaatttagaaatgacTTTATTAGTAAAGTTGCTCAAACTGATAGGTATATATTCAGAAAGCTTTCTGCGGTGTGACACTttagaaataagaataaaaaaagtatGAGTAAAATATTTTGGCATAATATGACTATAAAAGAAGGCAATCACCACTCAGAGAAGTTCCATACCAATAATATGCCAGCAGAATTGAAAGAATTTACCATCCATACCATCAGGACCTGCTGCTGAGTGAGTACTAATAGAGAAGACCACATCCTTTACTTCTTCCAAAGTAGGAATAGCTTGTTGAAactcatttttttcatcaaaaattaatttagggaTATTAGCTAGCATTTTCTCAGGTACATAATCTGCTATCCCAGTATAGATATCCTGGAAATGTGTAACTGCAGTTGCAGCTATGTCAGCATCTCCTTGGAACCAAACCCCCTCCTCATTCTTGAATTTGTGCATGaatattcttctttttcctctGATAAAGGCATAAAAATAGCTGGAGTTTATATCACCATACTTAAACCAGTGCAATTG
The Capsicum annuum cultivar UCD-10X-F1 chromosome 6, UCD10Xv1.1, whole genome shotgun sequence DNA segment above includes these coding regions:
- the LOC124899473 gene encoding uncharacterized protein LOC124899473, which produces MWRFQQKLKRLTSTLSQWFKEVFGDIYANVKLYEEKVKVTEEKLILNGIDENREEFYKTQAKYMEDAILRQKYQLHWFKYGDINSSYFYAFIRGKRRIFMHKFKNEEGVWFQGDADIAATAVTHFQDIYTGIADYVPEKMLANIPKLIFDEKNEFQQAIPTLEEVKDVVFSISTHSAAGPDGMDGKFFQFCWHIIGMELL